Proteins from one Deinococcus actinosclerus genomic window:
- a CDS encoding cobalamin-binding protein translates to MTAPQRIVSLLPSATDLLFDLGLAERVVGVSHSCDHPRARHLPVLTRSIVDSGAPQAEIDRAVSEAVREGRALYQVDGALLDRLNPDLVVTQGVCEVCAVTPGTLQDAVRYLPGCLPAANVLSLEGRSVQGILDDLRTLADAAGVPGTGERLVRQAQADWDAIRPAPHAPRVLTLEWTDPPFYGGHWVPEQVVRAGGVNVLGTPGTDSGRATWEQIEPLRPDVSVVLCCGYGLRDNVTFARDLPDLPLGEVWAVDANALFSRPALGVVRGAQVLADLLRGQPTPGLSERIR, encoded by the coding sequence ATGACTGCCCCCCAACGCATCGTGAGCCTGCTGCCCAGCGCCACCGACCTGCTGTTCGACCTGGGCCTGGCGGAGCGCGTGGTGGGCGTCAGTCACTCCTGCGATCACCCGCGCGCCCGGCACCTGCCGGTCCTGACCCGCTCCATCGTGGACAGCGGCGCCCCGCAGGCCGAGATCGACCGCGCCGTCAGCGAGGCGGTCCGCGAGGGCCGCGCCCTGTACCAGGTGGACGGCGCACTGCTGGACCGGCTGAACCCGGATCTGGTCGTCACGCAGGGCGTGTGCGAGGTCTGCGCCGTCACCCCCGGCACCCTGCAGGACGCCGTGCGCTACCTGCCCGGCTGCCTGCCCGCCGCGAACGTCCTCAGCCTGGAGGGCCGCAGCGTGCAGGGCATCCTGGACGACCTGCGCACCCTGGCCGACGCCGCCGGCGTCCCCGGGACCGGCGAGCGACTCGTCCGGCAGGCCCAGGCCGACTGGGACGCCATCCGGCCCGCCCCGCACGCCCCGCGCGTCCTGACGCTGGAGTGGACCGACCCGCCCTTCTACGGTGGGCACTGGGTGCCCGAGCAGGTGGTGCGGGCGGGCGGCGTGAACGTCCTGGGCACCCCCGGCACCGACTCGGGCCGCGCCACCTGGGAACAGATCGAGCCCCTGCGGCCCGACGTGAGCGTCGTCCTGTGCTGTGGGTACGGCCTGCGCGACAACGTCACCTTCGCCCGCGACCTGCCGGACCTGCCCCTGGGAGAGGTGTGGGCGGTGGACGCCAACGCGCTGTTCAGCCGCCCCGCGCTGGGCGTCGTGCGCGGCGCGCAGGTCCTGG
- a CDS encoding zinc-dependent alcohol dehydrogenase — MKAIVWQGANRVGVETVPDPTLLLPTDAIIRVTSTAICGSDLHLLDGVIPSMEKGDILGHEFMGEVVEVGRDVRRLKVGDRVVVPFNISCGVCDPCRRGLFSACDNSNPNHRMAEALYGGVSGGGLFGYSHMYGGYAGGQAQYVRVPFADVGPHRIESDLRDEQVLFLTDIFPTGYQAAENCGIVPGRDVVAVFGAGPVGQFAARSAQMLGAAHVIVIDRVPERLAMAEAAGCQVINYEQEDVLVALRESTGGRGPDHVIDAVGMEAHGHGPGALVDTAKQRLKLSFDRITALRWALLSCAKGGTVSLPGVYGGLIDKVPMGAAFAKGLTFKMGQTHTHRHIAPLLSRIEAGEIDPSFVITHRASLDDAPDLYRTFRDKQGGCIKVVLNPWG; from the coding sequence GTGAAGGCCATCGTCTGGCAGGGCGCGAACCGCGTGGGCGTGGAGACGGTCCCGGACCCCACGCTGCTGCTGCCCACCGACGCGATCATCCGGGTGACCTCCACGGCGATCTGCGGCTCGGACCTGCACCTGCTCGACGGCGTGATTCCCAGCATGGAGAAGGGCGACATCCTGGGGCACGAGTTCATGGGCGAGGTCGTAGAGGTCGGCCGGGACGTGCGCCGCCTGAAGGTGGGCGACCGGGTGGTCGTGCCGTTCAACATCTCCTGCGGCGTGTGCGATCCGTGCCGCCGGGGCCTGTTCAGCGCCTGCGACAACTCCAACCCGAACCACCGCATGGCCGAGGCGCTCTACGGCGGCGTGAGCGGCGGCGGGCTGTTCGGGTACTCGCACATGTACGGCGGGTACGCGGGCGGGCAGGCGCAGTACGTGCGGGTGCCGTTCGCGGACGTGGGCCCGCACAGGATCGAGTCGGATCTGCGCGACGAGCAGGTGCTGTTCCTGACCGACATCTTCCCCACCGGGTATCAGGCCGCCGAGAACTGCGGCATCGTGCCGGGCCGGGACGTGGTGGCGGTGTTCGGGGCGGGCCCGGTCGGGCAGTTCGCGGCCCGCAGCGCCCAGATGCTCGGGGCCGCGCACGTGATCGTGATCGACCGGGTGCCCGAGCGGCTGGCCATGGCAGAAGCGGCCGGGTGTCAGGTCATCAACTACGAGCAGGAGGACGTGCTGGTCGCGCTGCGCGAGTCCACCGGCGGGCGCGGCCCGGACCACGTGATCGACGCGGTGGGCATGGAGGCCCACGGGCACGGCCCCGGCGCGCTGGTGGACACCGCCAAGCAGCGCCTGAAGCTCAGTTTCGACCGGATCACGGCGCTGCGCTGGGCGCTGCTGAGCTGCGCCAAGGGCGGCACGGTCAGCCTGCCCGGCGTGTACGGCGGCCTGATCGACAAGGTCCCGATGGGCGCGGCGTTCGCCAAGGGCCTGACCTTCAAGATGGGGCAGACGCACACGCACCGGCACATCGCGCCGCTGCTGTCGCGCATCGAGGCGGGCGAGATCGACCCGAGCTTCGTGATCACGCACCGCGCCTCGCTGGACGACGCGCCGGACCTGTACAGGACCTTCCGGGACAAGCAGGGCGGCTGCATCAAGGTCGTGCTCAACCCCTGGGGCTAG
- a CDS encoding ExbD/TolR family protein, which yields MTRPARRRFRGDHDPVTFDFAPMVDIVLLLLIFFFLTSTLGARQNALPLDLPRASSSVQETPDLPIVSVSRAGQVFLNGKATTLTALGAQLRPLAAASGGVVGLRADERGSYGTVVGVMDEIKKAGGTRLALGTQTDAARAAGGSAP from the coding sequence ATGACCCGCCCGGCCCGCCGCCGCTTCCGGGGCGATCACGACCCGGTGACCTTCGACTTCGCGCCGATGGTGGATATCGTGCTGCTGCTGCTGATCTTCTTCTTCCTCACGAGCACGCTGGGCGCGCGGCAGAACGCCCTGCCGCTGGACCTGCCGCGCGCGAGCAGCAGCGTGCAGGAAACGCCGGACCTGCCCATCGTGAGCGTCAGCCGCGCCGGGCAGGTGTTCCTGAACGGGAAGGCCACCACCCTGACCGCGCTGGGCGCGCAGCTGCGGCCCCTGGCAGCCGCGTCGGGCGGCGTGGTGGGCCTGCGCGCCGACGAGCGCGGCAGCTACGGCACGGTCGTCGGCGTGATGGACGAGATCAAGAAGGCGGGCGGCACGCGGCTGGCCCTGGGCACCCAGACGGACGCCGCCCGCGCGGCCGGAGGGTCGGCCCCGTGA
- a CDS encoding MotA/TolQ/ExbB proton channel family protein, translated as MTILDLVRAAGPLLWVLLALSVYVVYLSAARAQALSRLGADARTLVERARAVTAESGPQAALVEVDRAAHPSPAAQVLRAGLARADRGVPAAESAMHSELLREDARLYAGLGALGTAAQIAPLLGLLGTVIGMVRSFLVFSQTTAPTPAQLATGISEALINTAAGLIVAVIAYVARGALRARADRIMVQAEQVREDLPSWLTRPAPATSPARADTPMPEVALTFGGAQ; from the coding sequence ATGACCATCCTTGATCTGGTTCGCGCGGCTGGCCCGCTGCTGTGGGTGCTGCTGGCCCTGTCGGTCTACGTGGTCTACCTGAGCGCGGCCCGCGCGCAGGCCCTCTCACGCCTGGGTGCCGACGCCCGCACGCTGGTGGAACGCGCCCGCGCCGTGACCGCCGAGAGCGGCCCGCAGGCGGCGCTGGTCGAGGTCGACCGCGCCGCGCATCCCAGCCCGGCCGCGCAGGTCCTGCGCGCCGGACTGGCCCGCGCCGACCGGGGCGTCCCCGCCGCCGAGAGCGCCATGCATTCCGAGCTGCTGCGCGAGGACGCCCGCCTGTACGCCGGACTGGGCGCGCTGGGTACCGCCGCGCAGATCGCCCCGCTGCTGGGCCTGCTGGGCACCGTGATCGGCATGGTGCGCTCGTTCCTGGTGTTCAGCCAGACCACCGCCCCCACGCCCGCGCAGCTGGCGACCGGGATCAGCGAGGCGCTGATCAACACCGCCGCCGGCCTGATCGTCGCGGTGATCGCGTACGTGGCGCGCGGCGCGCTGCGGGCCCGCGCCGACCGGATCATGGTGCAGGCCGAGCAGGTGCGCGAGGACCTGCCGAGCTGGCTGACCCGCCCCGCGCCCGCCACCAGTCCTGCCCGGGCCGACACGCCCATGCCGGAGGTCGCGCTGACGTTCGGCGGCGCGCAATGA
- a CDS encoding iron-siderophore ABC transporter substrate-binding protein: MILRRPTLLLATTLLTGLLTSAGAAPLTLRHAAGTTTLPAPAIRVVALGPHALDLLLSLGIQPVGYGEAAQLNLRQYGSPIRQIRYLGSRVTGAPTYVGDRFKPNLEVIASLRPDLIVGEHFAQDTYPALNAIAPTLLFRGTHSGDWQKTLPVLARAVNRTERAAQVIRQRAAAADRARQTLPAWLRGRRALIVWNAGGATRDLYTVLGPADWTGGYFQNLGLTLDLPGRQDPSLGEGYLKLSSEGLSATRAEAIFVIASAKNTAAQARRDWQANPFAQRLPASRAGHVYFLDMQLFGRLRGPTAEDLMTRELTRTLR; encoded by the coding sequence GTGATCCTGCGCCGCCCCACCCTGCTGCTCGCCACCACGCTCCTGACCGGCCTCCTGACCAGTGCCGGCGCCGCCCCCCTCACCCTGCGCCACGCGGCGGGCACCACCACCCTTCCCGCGCCCGCCATCCGCGTCGTCGCGCTCGGCCCGCACGCGCTGGACCTGCTGCTCTCGCTGGGCATCCAGCCCGTCGGCTACGGCGAGGCCGCCCAGCTCAACCTGCGCCAGTACGGGTCGCCCATCCGCCAGATCCGCTACCTGGGCAGCCGCGTGACCGGCGCGCCCACGTACGTCGGCGACCGCTTCAAACCCAACCTGGAAGTCATCGCCAGCCTGAGGCCCGACCTGATCGTCGGCGAGCACTTCGCGCAGGACACCTACCCCGCCCTGAACGCCATCGCGCCCACTCTGCTCTTTCGCGGCACCCACAGCGGCGACTGGCAGAAGACCCTGCCGGTCCTCGCCCGCGCCGTGAACCGCACCGAACGCGCCGCGCAGGTCATCCGCCAGCGGGCCGCCGCCGCCGACCGCGCCCGCCAGACCCTCCCCGCGTGGCTGCGCGGCCGCCGCGCCCTGATCGTCTGGAACGCCGGGGGCGCCACCCGCGACCTGTACACCGTCCTCGGCCCGGCCGACTGGACCGGCGGGTACTTCCAGAACCTCGGCCTGACCCTCGACCTGCCCGGCCGCCAGGACCCCAGCCTGGGCGAAGGCTACCTGAAACTGAGCAGCGAGGGCCTGAGCGCCACCCGCGCCGAGGCCATCTTCGTGATCGCCTCTGCGAAGAACACCGCCGCGCAGGCCCGGCGCGACTGGCAGGCCAACCCCTTCGCGCAGCGCCTCCCGGCCAGCCGCGCCGGACACGTGTACTTCCTGGACATGCAGCTGTTCGGGCGCCTCCGGGGCCCCACCGCCGAGGACCTCATGACCCGCGAACTGACCCGTACCCTCCGCTGA
- a CDS encoding SDR family NAD(P)-dependent oxidoreductase — translation MRLPKRLLLTAAVGAVAARRVLRAPYDLTGRAALVTGGSRGLGLALAHELLTRGASVTLMARTAADLERARERLNAGGRVQVVVGDVTRAADLERAVQETVRAHGRLDVLVNNAGLIQVGPLADMTEADFRDILEVNALAPLRLTLAARPHLRGGGRVLIVSSVGGRVAVPHLAPYSVSKFASAGLGQALRSELAREGITVTTVLPGLMRTGSPMNASVKGRHAQEYAWFATADSLPVVSLDAREAARRIVNALVRGDAETMVGGPAWLLRVGQALAPQLTADLMALTNRLLPAPAGTDVTRAGRDVEGHLTQGNPIKRAAEAEFNQRGAHGQPRSSDLN, via the coding sequence ATGCGACTTCCGAAACGACTGCTTCTGACGGCGGCGGTGGGGGCGGTGGCGGCCCGCCGCGTCCTGCGCGCGCCCTACGACCTGACGGGCCGCGCGGCCCTGGTGACCGGCGGCTCGCGGGGCCTGGGCCTGGCGCTGGCCCATGAGCTGCTGACCCGCGGCGCGAGCGTCACGCTGATGGCCCGCACGGCCGCCGACCTGGAGCGCGCCCGCGAGCGCCTGAACGCGGGCGGGCGGGTGCAGGTGGTGGTGGGGGACGTGACCCGGGCGGCCGATCTGGAGCGCGCCGTGCAGGAGACGGTGCGGGCACACGGGCGGCTGGACGTGCTCGTGAACAACGCGGGGCTGATCCAGGTGGGGCCGCTGGCGGACATGACCGAGGCCGACTTCCGCGACATCCTGGAGGTAAACGCCCTGGCCCCGCTGCGCCTGACGCTCGCGGCGCGCCCGCACCTGCGCGGGGGCGGGCGGGTGCTGATCGTGTCGTCGGTGGGGGGGCGGGTGGCGGTGCCGCACCTGGCGCCGTACTCGGTGAGCAAGTTCGCGTCGGCGGGGCTGGGTCAGGCGCTGCGTTCGGAACTGGCGCGCGAGGGCATCACGGTGACGACGGTGCTGCCGGGCCTGATGCGTACCGGTAGTCCCATGAACGCCAGCGTGAAGGGCCGCCACGCGCAGGAGTACGCGTGGTTTGCCACGGCGGACAGCCTGCCGGTGGTGTCGCTGGACGCGCGGGAGGCGGCGCGGCGGATCGTGAACGCCCTGGTGCGCGGGGACGCGGAGACGATGGTGGGCGGCCCGGCATGGCTGCTGCGCGTTGGGCAGGCACTGGCGCCGCAGCTCACGGCGGACCTGATGGCCCTGACGAACCGTCTGCTGCCCGCCCCGGCGGGCACGGACGTCACGCGGGCGGGCCGGGACGTGGAGGGCCACCTCACTCAGGGAAATCCCATCAAGCGCGCGGCGGAAGCGGAGTTCAACCAGCGCGGGGCGCACGGGCAGCCCCGCAGCAGCGACCTGAACTGA
- a CDS encoding type III pantothenate kinase, translating to MPAFPLLAVDIGNTSTVIGLADEQLNLTNTWRIRTNREHLPDDLAMRLHGLLQLTGAPMPRAAILSSVAPPLGENYALALRRHFAVEAFEVRATNLPDVSVELDVPDAVGADRLCNLFGAEKYLGHHEYAVVVDFGTSTNFDVIGRGRRFLGGVLATGAQVSADALFSRAAKLPRITLQAPGTAIGKNTTHALQSGLVFGYAEMVDGLLRRIRAELPGPAVAIATGGFSRTIEGICREIDHYDETLTLRGLVELWASR from the coding sequence GTGCCTGCTTTCCCCCTCCTGGCCGTGGACATCGGCAACACCAGCACCGTGATCGGCCTGGCCGACGAGCAGCTGAACCTCACGAACACCTGGCGCATCCGCACGAACCGCGAGCACCTCCCGGACGACCTCGCCATGCGCCTGCACGGGCTGCTGCAGCTCACGGGGGCGCCCATGCCGCGCGCGGCGATCCTCAGCAGTGTCGCGCCGCCCCTGGGGGAGAACTACGCGCTGGCCCTGCGCCGCCACTTCGCCGTGGAGGCCTTCGAGGTGCGCGCCACGAACCTCCCCGACGTCAGCGTGGAACTCGACGTGCCCGACGCCGTGGGCGCCGACCGCCTGTGCAACCTGTTCGGCGCCGAGAAGTACCTCGGGCACCACGAGTACGCCGTCGTCGTGGACTTCGGGACGAGTACGAACTTCGACGTGATCGGCCGGGGCCGCCGCTTCCTGGGCGGCGTGCTCGCCACCGGCGCGCAGGTCAGCGCCGACGCGCTGTTCAGCCGCGCCGCGAAACTGCCGCGCATCACGCTCCAGGCGCCGGGCACGGCCATCGGGAAGAACACCACGCACGCCCTCCAGTCGGGCCTCGTGTTCGGGTACGCCGAGATGGTGGACGGCCTGCTGCGCCGCATCCGCGCCGAACTGCCCGGCCCGGCGGTCGCCATCGCCACCGGCGGCTTCTCGCGCACCATCGAGGGCATCTGCCGCGAGATCGACCACTACGACGAGACCCTGACCCTGCGCGGCCTCGTGGAACTCTGGGCCAGCCGCTGA
- a CDS encoding SRPBCC family protein, which yields MSEDRSTPPPEGSTTPTEPQTDAAGQLPALERSVMGSVGVALMGAGLRSARPIQKLVLGSVGAGLAAMAATGRNPLATALKIRQTPQGEVLVSDAVTIGKPADDLYRVWRDLAGLPRLMTHLKAVEALGGRRSRWTVEAPTGTVSWEADLTADEPGRRIAWAALPGAAVENHGEVLFRPAPGDRGTEVVVRLAYRPPGGSAGAIAARLFGEEPAQQLRDDLMRFKREQELGFAPTTEGQSSARAGGQA from the coding sequence ATGAGCGAAGACCGATCCACTCCCCCACCCGAAGGGAGCACCACGCCCACCGAACCTCAGACCGACGCGGCCGGGCAGCTCCCGGCGCTGGAACGGTCCGTGATGGGCAGCGTGGGCGTGGCCCTGATGGGCGCGGGCCTGCGCAGCGCCCGGCCCATCCAGAAACTGGTGCTGGGCAGCGTGGGCGCCGGGCTGGCCGCGATGGCCGCCACGGGCCGCAACCCCCTGGCGACGGCCTTGAAGATCCGGCAGACGCCGCAGGGCGAGGTCCTCGTCAGTGACGCCGTGACGATCGGCAAGCCGGCGGACGACCTGTACCGCGTGTGGCGCGATCTGGCGGGCCTGCCCCGGCTGATGACGCACCTGAAGGCCGTGGAGGCGCTGGGCGGGCGCCGCTCGCGCTGGACGGTCGAGGCGCCCACCGGGACGGTCAGCTGGGAGGCGGACCTCACGGCGGACGAGCCGGGCCGCCGGATCGCCTGGGCGGCCCTGCCGGGCGCGGCGGTCGAGAACCACGGCGAGGTGCTGTTCCGCCCCGCGCCAGGTGACCGGGGCACCGAGGTCGTCGTGCGCCTCGCGTACCGCCCGCCGGGCGGGTCCGCTGGGGCGATCGCGGCGCGGCTGTTCGGTGAGGAACCCGCGCAGCAGCTGCGGGACGACCTGATGCGCTTCAAGCGTGAGCAGGAGCTGGGCTTCGCGCCCACCACCGAAGGTCAGAGCAGCGCCCGCGCCGGGGGGCAGGCGTGA
- a CDS encoding acetate--CoA ligase, with protein MDPALLSHPLVPPTPALSAAAPVSPEDAARLRALDPQAYWLEIARELSWVMPPTTALDGTLGNFEYFPGATGNVSTNCLDRHPPERVALRYEREDGLRETWTFGALTDATARFAAALEDLGVTKGDRVAIYLGNVPEAFIAIHACYRIGAIYSVIFAGFSASAVRDRLEDAQPKVVVCTDATLRRGKVVPLRDTLHEALDGLDAQVIVARRVEPGAPLRPGDLDFHALLDATTRRADPAALDANDPGFIIYTSGTTSKPKGLVHAGLGFLTGAYANVKWALNLHPGDEYWCTADVGWLTFPIFALVGGLAHGATHVIYEGSIDTPTPARPYEIIGRYGVTKVFTAPTALRMLRRAGDDALRGQNLESLHLIGLVGEPLDPETWHWTHRTLGQERVFVNNTYGQTETGTAWAGSMVGLTATRPGACGHPLPGYRARVVREGGQEAAPGELGALTLTEPFPCLARTVWGDHDRYVQTYLADFPGAYAASDAALLDHDGQLWVTGRLDDVMNVAGHRIGTMEMEAALITHPAVSEAAVVAMPDDVKGAVPVAFVVPRGDAHDSPELQRELAEAVVRGVGAIARPARVIVTPTVPRTRSGKIMRRVLRDLLVTGDTRGDLTSLENPDAIDTVRERLRSGSAQ; from the coding sequence ATGGATCCTGCCCTGCTGTCCCACCCGCTGGTGCCCCCCACCCCCGCCCTGTCCGCCGCCGCGCCCGTGTCCCCCGAGGACGCCGCGCGGCTGCGCGCCCTCGACCCGCAGGCCTACTGGCTGGAGATCGCCCGGGAACTCAGCTGGGTCATGCCGCCCACCACCGCCCTGGACGGCACGCTGGGGAACTTCGAGTACTTCCCCGGCGCGACCGGGAACGTCAGCACGAACTGCCTCGACCGCCACCCACCCGAGCGCGTGGCGCTGCGCTACGAGCGCGAGGACGGCCTGCGCGAGACCTGGACGTTCGGCGCGCTGACCGACGCCACCGCCCGCTTCGCCGCCGCGCTCGAAGACCTGGGCGTCACGAAGGGCGACCGGGTGGCGATCTACCTGGGGAACGTCCCGGAGGCGTTCATCGCCATTCACGCCTGCTACCGCATCGGGGCGATCTACTCGGTGATCTTCGCGGGCTTCAGCGCCTCGGCCGTCCGTGACCGCCTGGAGGACGCGCAGCCGAAGGTCGTGGTGTGCACCGACGCCACCCTGCGGCGCGGGAAGGTCGTGCCCCTGCGCGACACCCTGCACGAGGCGCTGGACGGCCTGGACGCGCAGGTCATCGTGGCCCGCCGCGTGGAGCCCGGCGCGCCGCTGCGGCCCGGCGACCTGGACTTCCACGCGCTGCTCGACGCCACCACCCGCCGCGCCGACCCCGCCGCGCTCGACGCGAACGACCCGGGCTTCATCATCTACACCAGCGGCACCACCAGCAAACCCAAGGGCCTCGTGCACGCCGGGCTGGGCTTCCTGACCGGCGCGTACGCGAACGTGAAGTGGGCCCTGAACCTCCACCCCGGCGACGAGTACTGGTGCACGGCGGACGTGGGCTGGCTGACCTTCCCGATCTTCGCACTCGTGGGCGGACTGGCGCACGGCGCGACCCACGTCATCTACGAGGGCAGCATCGACACGCCCACCCCGGCCCGCCCGTACGAGATCATCGGCCGGTACGGCGTGACGAAGGTCTTCACCGCGCCCACCGCCCTGCGGATGCTCCGCCGCGCCGGGGACGACGCGCTGCGCGGCCAGAACCTGGAGAGCCTGCACCTGATCGGGCTGGTCGGCGAACCGCTCGACCCGGAGACGTGGCACTGGACGCACCGCACCCTCGGGCAGGAACGGGTCTTCGTGAACAACACCTACGGGCAGACCGAGACCGGCACCGCCTGGGCGGGCAGCATGGTGGGCCTGACCGCCACCCGCCCCGGCGCGTGCGGGCACCCGCTGCCCGGCTACCGCGCGCGCGTCGTGCGGGAGGGCGGCCAGGAGGCCGCCCCGGGCGAACTGGGCGCCCTGACCCTCACCGAGCCGTTCCCCTGCCTGGCGCGCACCGTGTGGGGCGACCACGACCGCTACGTGCAGACGTACCTCGCGGACTTCCCCGGCGCGTACGCCGCCAGCGACGCCGCCCTGCTCGACCACGACGGGCAGCTGTGGGTCACGGGGCGCCTGGACGACGTGATGAACGTCGCCGGGCACCGCATCGGCACCATGGAGATGGAGGCCGCGCTGATCACCCACCCCGCCGTCAGCGAGGCCGCCGTGGTCGCCATGCCCGACGACGTCAAGGGCGCCGTGCCGGTCGCGTTCGTGGTGCCGCGCGGGGACGCGCACGACAGCCCCGAACTGCAACGCGAACTCGCCGAGGCCGTCGTGCGCGGCGTGGGCGCCATCGCCCGCCCGGCGCGCGTGATCGTGACCCCCACCGTGCCCCGCACCCGCAGCGGCAAGATCATGCGCCGCGTCCTGCGCGACCTGCTCGTGACCGGCGACACGCGCGGGGACCTCACCAGCCTGGAAAATCCGGACGCCATCGATACGGTGCGCGAGCGGCTGCGGAGCGGCAGCGCGCAGTAA
- the sufC gene encoding Fe-S cluster assembly ATPase SufC, which produces MTHQLEIRNLHATVGDQPILKGINLTVPRGELHAIMGPNGNGKSTLAKVIVGDPEYTVTEGEILVDGQNILEMEPDERARLGVFLAFQYPVEIPGVTIANFLRLAMQARKAEGEEVSFTEFYGKLQSALKTLEWDESIVERYLNAGFSGGEKKRNEILQMLMLEPNYIIMDETDSGLDVDALKIVSKGVNSMRGPGLGGLIITHYQRLLDYIVPDKVHIILDGKVVQTGGPELAKKMDTEGYDWVKELATA; this is translated from the coding sequence ATGACCCACCAGCTCGAAATCCGCAACCTGCACGCCACCGTCGGCGACCAGCCCATCCTCAAAGGCATCAACCTGACCGTGCCCCGCGGCGAACTGCACGCCATCATGGGCCCCAACGGCAACGGCAAGAGCACCCTGGCCAAAGTCATCGTCGGCGACCCCGAATACACCGTCACCGAAGGCGAAATCCTCGTCGACGGCCAGAACATCCTCGAGATGGAACCCGACGAACGCGCCCGCCTCGGCGTCTTCCTGGCCTTCCAGTACCCCGTCGAGATCCCCGGCGTCACCATCGCCAACTTCCTGCGCCTCGCCATGCAGGCCCGCAAAGCCGAAGGCGAAGAAGTGAGCTTCACCGAGTTCTACGGCAAGCTCCAGAGCGCCCTGAAAACCCTCGAATGGGACGAGAGCATCGTCGAACGCTACCTGAACGCCGGCTTCAGCGGCGGCGAGAAGAAGCGCAACGAGATCCTCCAGATGCTCATGCTGGAACCCAACTACATCATCATGGACGAAACCGACAGCGGCCTCGACGTTGACGCCCTGAAGATCGTCTCCAAGGGCGTGAACAGCATGCGCGGCCCTGGCCTCGGCGGCCTGATCATCACCCACTACCAGCGCCTGCTCGACTACATCGTCCCCGACAAGGTCCACATCATCCTCGACGGCAAGGTCGTCCAGACCGGCGGCCCCGAACTCGCCAAGAAGATGGACACCGAAGGCTACGACTGGGTCAAGGAACTCGCCACCGCCTGA